The DNA region AAGCTTATTCCATCGGGGGCATCTCATGTTAGTACCCGAGTGGCTGGAACAATAGGCTATCTTGCACCTGAATACGCTATAAGAGGGCAGTTGACAAGAAAGGCAGATATATACAGTTTTGGAGTACTCCTTATGGAAATTGTTTGTGGGCGATgcaatacaaatataaaattacccTATGAAGAACAATACCTTCTTGAAATGGTATGTATCAAACTTATTCCATTGagagtatttttatatttttataatttgctTTGATCCTCAAATGTATTAAATGAATTGCAGACGTGGGAATTGTACGAGAAAAGGGAGTTACTATTGCTGGTTGACACATCTTTGGCTGGAAATTTTGATGCGGAAGAGGCTTGCATGTTTCTAAAGATTGGGCTTCTTTGTACACAAGAAACCGCAAGTATAAGGCCTAATATGTCGATGGTGGTGAAGATGTTATTGGGAGAGAAACATGTTGACGAGAAGAAACTGAATAAACCGGGGTTGATTTCGGATTTTATGAACTTTAAGAAGCCGTCTGTGCCTAAGCCTGACAGGGACTTGATGACGTCGTCATCATCTACTTATGTGTCGTCGGGTTCTGATAATTTTACGATGTCTACAGGGACGTCCACTGTTCCAACCATGACATTTTCTTCTTTAGTATGATCGAAGCATGTATGATATGTTTCTATGATATCTGTTGGTGGTTTTGTTGTTGCAAAATGTGGTTAATTGATTTTTAGATATATTGGGTAAAATTTGATTGAAAGTTTGTAATGTCCATTGTTGTTTGttaataaatagatttatttgTTTGTCTTGTCTTATTTAGGAAGACTTTATCCCATTattcttttgattttattattgagaCGGATTAAGTTGTGGAAAGAGTCAGTCTAAAAAGTAAGTAAAGGAATGGTTCGATTTCTATTTAAAATGtcttggaagaataaataacttttatttttagtatatatatatacatattgatCAATTTCTTGTAAAGAAATAAAACATTAActgaatttataataaaaatagatcTGCAACATCATATAAAACTATTGAGTGTTGCACTAAATTAAGtggtaataaattattatttctatttaataaaacaagcaaAACTTAAGAATGTTActtattttatcacttttagAGAGAAAAGACATTCTgtaaagagaagaagaaacagaggaagaagaagaaaagaaagcaatagatctcttacattttcattttcagGTTCTAATTTattgttgtcttatatctaaactaatttgagtctaaatgaaattagttttctctgtttgtatgcctcaactttgggtttaaagttgagaagaacatttatATCCGTTTattgtttatagtgaaatttgttgGTTGACCCAGTATGTCATCTTACAAAGAATAGAACAAAACAATGTATAAAGTTTAATCATTGAGTCAAAAGTTGAGATGACATTAAAATGGTATAAAGATAATTAAGTTGTTGTCGACATGAGACATGTTCAAGAAACTTGAAAACCacttaaaatatacaaattttggATTGATTTTTGTTATGAGACCATAAAAAAAGTAATTCTAACAAATacaaatagataaaatattaaataaataaataattcattcaaaacatttaatcaattatgccataaagataattattaaaGTAGAAAGTAACTGCTATAGCCTGTTTCCGAATCCTAAGCTTCCTCAATTTAAGAATCATAACGATCTCTTCAGAAAAATTATAGAAGACACAATTGAATTAGATAAgggaaattttaaatttatgatgtGTTTTTCTTAATGGCAATCAGGCCACTTAAAGACTACATCAACAatgatttaattttcttataatttatctaGCTAGGTTAATATT from Impatiens glandulifera chromosome 5, dImpGla2.1, whole genome shotgun sequence includes:
- the LOC124938137 gene encoding cold-responsive protein kinase 1-like is translated as MTCFPFLFSRKEGPIRQYEDFSQELSNINGIKIYSYKELRAATNDFSASNKIGEGGFGAVYKGRLKDGTLGALKVLSAESRQGVKEFLTEIQVISDIEHDNLVKLYGCCVERNHRILVYNYLENNSLEDTLLEGKNGSLNFSWPIRKKICLGVARGLAYLHEEVRPHIVHRDVKASNILLDKDLTPKISDFGLAKLIPSGASHVSTRVAGTIGYLAPEYAIRGQLTRKADIYSFGVLLMEIVCGRCNTNIKLPYEEQYLLEMTWELYEKRELLLLVDTSLAGNFDAEEACMFLKIGLLCTQETASIRPNMSMVVKMLLGEKHVDEKKLNKPGLISDFMNFKKPSVPKPDRDLMTSSSSTYVSSGSDNFTMSTGTSTVPTMTFSSLV